From the Conger conger chromosome 13, fConCon1.1, whole genome shotgun sequence genome, the window CATTCTGTAACCCTGAATAGAGTGCCACTCTAGAGTGGTATAGCCCCATTCTGTAACCCTGAATAGAGTGCCGCTCTAGAGCGGTATAGCCTCATTCTGTAACCCTGAATAGAGCGTTGCTCTAGAGCAGTATAGCCCCATTCTGTAACCCTGAATAGAGTGCCACTCTAGAGCGGTATAGCTCCATTCTGTAACCCTGAATAGAGTGCCACTCTAGAGTGGTATAGCCCCATTCTGTAACCCTGAATAGAGTGCCACTCTAGAGCGGTATAGCCCCATTCTGTAACCCTGAATAGAGCGTCGCTCTAGGGCAGACCCCCGTATTCAGATGGAAATTTGTACAGTGGCAGAATAAGCGGGGCATTCTGCTTCTTGGCCCTGTGCACACCCCTCCAACTGCCCTCGCTTTGACCTGGtttacccccccctcccccccccagactgGGACAGATAAAGATCACtttcaagggggggggggggttccggCAGGAGCATCACCTCTGGAAGAGACGGGGGCGAATAGGGAGAGCTTGAGCTCCTGCCCTGGATTGGACAGCCGTTCATTGTGAAACgcacagtgcccccccccccccccccccctcccgggcgCTGGGCGGACCCTGCCGTTCACACACGCTCGGAGGCTGCCCACGCGTTGAGTCACAAGGCGGGTTCTGTCCGTGGGAGCCGAAATAAACGCGCCGTTCGGCAGGCAGGGCACTGAGTGGGCACTTAGGCTGAGACGTGTTCCCCttttagaacacacacacccgagaTGCAGAAACGCTCCCACACGCGCCCcacatgtgtgtacacatgctgaaaactcacaggcacacacacacacacacacacacgcatgcacacggacgtcctctcacacactgacacactcatagACCGATGAatacgcacacactgacacacccacgcacacatcTACGACTATGTATAGTCTTTCTCTAGATGccttttcccatttttcttttttttttaatctctcttCGGTTAATTCAAAGTTGCCCGCCTTGAGCATGAAATTGCATCATCTGGGACCGGAGTTATGAATGGGCTCCAGTGGAGTGGAGCGGCTGTAAGGCAGCATTGTTTCCTCGTCCCCGTTCCTGCACGGCTGTGATGTCAGGGTCCTGGGTGGGCTCTGAGCCCCCCATTCATTACTGTCTTGTGATCGGTTCATAACCAATCAGCGagccaccccccgccccccaacagCCAACAGGAGACCAGGCTCTCCTGGCAGGCCGTGGAATCCTGATTTCACAGTCTGCTGCAACACGAGGACAGAGGCCATGCTAATTTgggtcagcccccccccccacgtccaCCGCCCATCTGTCTGCTCAAACCTGGTCCTGTAGCGTAGGggttatggtaaatgactgggacctgtaaggtggttcgatccccggtgtagccacaataagatccgcacagccgttgggcccttgagcaaggcccttaaccatgcattactccaggggaggattgtctcctgcttagtctaatcaactgtacgtcgctctggataagagcgtttgccaaatgccattaatgtaatggtccTCAGTTTCACGGTTTTTAGAAGGCTTGCTCAAATGCCTCCTTCCACCTGCAACAGACTGGTCCCCTCTCCTGATTCCATGACTGTGACAGGCAGCTGGGTTGGAATACACATTCACATCAATTTGATATTTCcaagatgaaataaaaaaatacaaatgaccaGGCACTGGACTGCAGTTCTGTTTGACTGCCTCATGTTCAGAACTGATCGAGTGTTCCTGGCAATGGATGTTATATCAGGGTGATCAGAAACTCACGATACTGTGTCCGTAAATCAAAGTTAAGAATGTCGAATGACGACTGGATGGATCTTCCCTGGGCCTCCTGATCTGACCCGATTGCAACCTTTACCATTCTGTGCCAGTTTACCATTCTGTGCCAGTTCCATTTGCTTTTGAAATACCCTGCTTGCTCTGCACATTCATGCCAGAGTATAGCACTTTCATCTCCAGCCGGCGATGAGAGATCTAGTTCATGATAAATAATCACCACAAACACAGCGATGAAGCAATACAGTAATTACACAAATAACCTTGTTTTTCAATAAAATCAGGAAAACAGTGAACTTTCTCAACTCTTTCAGAGCCTTGGTTATTTGCAAAGAGTTGCAAACCTTCGCTTGAGACCAGCAACAGCATAAGCTGTAGTGACCTTTCGTACCAAAAAATGCTTTCATGTGAACAGTTTGCATGCGCTAACCACAAGCACTAGCTGTTGGCTACGTGAAGTATAAACCGGCCAATTAATTCTTCTGAATTcataaaatggtaaaaatgtgtttaattgtTATAAAAggttaattttgttttttgagttGACATCACAAGTTAAGTAATTTCAACGTGTGAAGTTGTCATGTAGTCACCCGAGGGGAAAATACATTTGCTCATTAAATACTTTGAAGAAAAACTTTGAAGAGCACGCTGTTGTTTGCGCCTGCTCGCGAGGCATTGCGTCCCACCCACACTGTGAGGTGAAGACGCTCTTTTGCGGAGGCCCACGTGCTAAACGGTGTCTTGCTGCGTGGGAGAGTGACCGAGGCCTTAAGGAGGTGAGAAGGGCTATAAGAGTGCAGGGGAACTCGATGTACCTGTTTCGTTTCAGGGCTTCGTTGAGGGGTCGCTTGCCTGTAACTCTACCACAGGGCCGGGGGAAAGCATGGGGCTTGTGAATGCGCTCACTCTTGCCCTCGTTTCATGCCCCCACCTCACCGCAAGAGCGGGGCCTGGTCACGTGGGTCAGCGGCTGGGTCAGGGGCTGGGTCAGGCTTGCTGGCTTGCCGCAGACTCTCGTTCTCTTCTGCGTTCCTTTCGTTCATTCGTTAACATGGGCAGTGTTCGAAAATGATTCCTTCCTTCCCCGTTTTTTACGTGTGACGCGGCAGGTACCTCTCGCCCGCACGGTCTgatcttccttccttccttcggGAGCGGAGGCCGGGGCTTTGGGcggaggggcggaggggcggggctCAGTAATGGACAGAAGCGAGACAGACACAACACCGATAAAAACCCCTGGCCTAATGCTCAATCAGGAGCTGTGAGTGCCGAGAGGGAGCCGTATCCGGCTAATAGAATCAAGCGGCAGCACGTTATTGAGCCTCCGTTTGGACGGCCGGCGTAATGCGGCGCGGCAGCTCTGGGCTCCGCCGGCCGGGGGGAGCCGGACGTTTCGGGTTTCAAAGGGAGAGCGGGCGGCCGGAGGGACGGCAGAAGGGACTTTCCGGGAAAGGacgttggggtgtgtgtgtgtgtgtgtgtgtgtgtgtgtgttttgggttggGTAGGGAGCCGTGGGACATCCCTCTCACGCCGATCGGTGCTGGCAAATCCTCTCCTGCTAAAGGGCCCGACGTCGGGGGTGTTCTGGGGGGTTTTGTATTCTGGAGGACAGTCGGTGTTCACTGTGACCAACTCCTCAGCTCCAGACCTTCCCTGTCTTTATGTTTCACCCATACGTTCCCAGGGGTGGCTTCAGTTGGAGCCCCTACCAGGCCTCTTTTGACTCTCTGTAGCAGTGGGGCACTGTGGTCTGCTCTCCACATATCCTCCTGCCTCCTGCCCTGGACCCTGGGTCCCTCTTCGCCCAGAGGCCCTGAGCAAAATAGTCAAAACCATCCTCTCTCTTCCTTACCATCTCCCTCTGTTTTTCTTTATATTCCGTTCTTccctttcacttcctgtatctCGACTCTTGCTtatttccccttttctctctgcgTATACCTCTGTGATTCCGTCTTCGCCTTTATCTTTCCTAAATTCCATCTCTCTGCATCTGCCGTTCCACCTCCGCTGCCGTGTCTTTGTGTCTCTTTCCCGACACGTTTCCCTCAATCCatctctgtgtctttgtgtctgtctctctttccatctgctTCTTCGTatgtctcctccccccccccccccccctatctcTCTATTTCCCTCTGTATATCTCTCTCATTTCCACTGAGGGGCTTGTCTcgaggcacccccccccccacccccacccccaccccacagtcTAGTGAGGCTAATTCAATCTGCGGGAGTCATCGGGCCATCAAAGAGCCTTCTTGTCTCCCGCTCTTGTCCTCTCGTGTGCCCAGTAGCTCTGCGGAGAAAGAACAGTGGTGGCCGTGTGTCCTGccgaccccccccccggctTGGCAACGCTCAGGGTGACATCACCGCCCTGCCTTCGACCTCTGACCCTGCCCCcgggtgacctctgaccccccaggGCTACAGTATCCCCTCTGTCCGCAGCGGTGACCAAAGGGCTGCAGCTCGTTAATACGCGTGCCCCCCCCCAGCGCGTCCCACACACGTTGGATCCGCCGGCCACCTCTGGCCCGTGGGTTCTGGGGGTAGGGTTTCCGAGGTCGGGGGTGGGTGGGCGGGTGGGTGGGGGCTATGCTGACCCGGCCTGGTGGGCTCTTTGAAGCCGGGGAGATCTGTCGGCATGTTCGGCCAAAGCCACACAAACAAACGAGGCTTTGGCCCGAACATGCCGAAGAGGCTTAAACCcggcgcacaaacacacacggcagtggcaaggagagaaagaaacactTTTGGACACGTTTGGACACTTTGGCTCGTGGTTTATATTATCTCTGTCAGTTTGAACGGGATGTGATTTTGTTATTGCGCAAACGTGTGGGAAACAGAGATTGAGATTGGTTGGATTGCCTGCGTGCTACCTATCCAGTCTGGCGCAAATGGAGTTGAATGCTCGACGTGCTCTAAGCACCTGCTTTTTCCCCGCTTCTTTTTTCGGTCTGCAGATCTGGACTGCAGTGATGTCCCTCTGCTGACACCTGGCAGCAAGGAGATGATGTCACAGGCCCTGAAGGCCACCTTCAGCGGCTTCACCAAGGAGCAGCAGAGGCTGGCTATACCGAAAGGTAATCCACCGGAGATCGCTCTATctacctctgtctctgtctcctttttttcttttgtttttttaaaggatgTGTTTGAAAAGGATGAATGGAGGAGTGGGgaggtctgtagcgtagtggttagggtacatgactgggacccgcaaggtcggtggttcgatccccggtgtagccacaatatgatccgcgcagccgttgggtccttgagcaaggcccttaaccctgcattgctccaggagaggattgtctcctgcttagtctaatcaactgtacgtcgctctggataagagcgtctgccaaatgccattaatgtaatgtaatgtaagaaggGGAAAACATGTCCTCAGCATATGGAGAAATAACCATTGGCTAAGGGTTATTGTAAGACAGCACTGAAATCTTTGTTTTGGCTCCAAACTGCTCTCCATTCCCCCAATTTACCAAAGAATGCACTGTTGCAGTTGTAAAGGATACTATGGATTTGACGTAGACCCTTAGAGTATATTTCACAGGGACCTGTTTACGATGTTGTTAAATATACTACAGACATCAATACATGGATTATTACCATCggtaaatgtgtaaaataatatCGTGACTGATTCCAGGTTATCGCTATATTGAGTCCTAGACAGTCAGAGAGAAATGTCTGAAATGGGGGTGTTGTAATGCCTGTAGGTAACACATAGCGTATTTAGTGAATGTGCTGAATCTGCTGTGGAACAGATCGGGCACTCACACGGTCATGAATGAACTATGAACGAGCCATGAGTGAGAAATGTCTGGTATGAGACCCTTCTGCGTCGTGTAGTGAGCCGTGCATGTGTAAGAATGTACGCATCTGTcagttttgtgttgtttttctcgTGTGTTACTTGTGCACCCAAGTACGTTAAAGTCATTAACGTTATTAGCACTAGCAGTGGGCGTAATCGACAGACTATGAGGAGACATTCAGTCTTATTTAAGCCCCTCGACTGTGTGTAAATTGGGAATTTAAGCAAATGTTACCTCGTTCTAATGCCTTATGCAGTGCCTTCAAAAAGGCAAGTGTATAAACAGATGTTTGTATTTTGACCCCTAAGGGCTAAAAAGGcttctttttttaagatatctttttttttgccatgctGCACATGAAGTGTCCCCATGACCTCCTTCTTTCTACAGACCCCAGGCAGTGGACGGAGAACCACGTGGGGGAGTGGCTGACGTGGACGGTGAACGAGTTCAGCCTGAAGAACGTGGACTTCCACAAGTTCTGCATGAACGGAGCCAGCCTCTGCGGGCTGGGGAAGGAGCGCTTTCTGGACCTAGCCCCCGACTTTGTGGGAGACATCCTCTGGGAGCACCTAGAGATGCTGCAGAAAGGTAACGTTCAAGCTCCAAATCTAGAGATGCTGTAAGAAGTTGTGGCTTCAATCCACCCTTCGTGAAGCTGAAATAGCCTTAGACCAGATCTAGAGGTGTTGCAGAAATCATGGTCTTAAACCCAGTTCCATTGAATACTTGTGCTGTTCAATTGCTACCAAAATTCAGCACTATACTGTCGCGTGGCTCTGAGACATAGCATAACACCGCAAGCCACCATTTGTATCTTTACAATGcatcaattacatttcagaagtTATCAGATACTCTTATCTAGAGCAGCATACGCagattgcattttgtttttcatacagtcattacattacattacaaggcatttagcagacgctcttatccagagcgacgtacaacgaagtgcagatcgaagtGCAATCCATTTGTATATTATTGAAGTAACtcaggttaagcaccttgctcaaACAAACAAGGGCGGAGCCAagccggggatcgaacccatGACCTCTGAGGTCACCAGTCCAGTTACCTAatcattacactacactgccgCCCTGTGGTTCTGTAGAACCACTGTTTCCTCCTCATCTTTCAACTCATGCCCGCAGTAATTTTCTACTTCCTTCAGTTACCTCTGTGCCACACTCATACGTGTGGGCCATGTAGACGGAGCATCACAGAGACAAGCCAGGCAAATGATGCCAAACTGATGTTTTTAAAAGCATAAGACATTCCCTGTTGTAGCCCGAAATCTTTGAACAGCTGGTGAATTTggctctttctctttcatgaAGAAGACGCAAAGCATTTTCCTGTCAATGGCCTGAGCTCCTCCGTCCAAGACTCCCGCTATACCTCAGATTACTTTGTCAGTAAGTACGGCTGTAACCGACACCTCCCCGTCCGTTTGAACTGAATGTTCCATCTCCAGGCTTCTCCAGACAGCTCCCCGCGAAGCAGATGTACCGCGCTGTCCCTCCGCTGTGGAACAGAATGTTCCATCGCTAGAATCCCCGCAACTCAAGCGCTCTTAGTGCAGGCAGGAACACTGAGCGCGTAGTCACACGCGTGGTTTCTCCAACCCGGGCAGTCTTTATcaggacctttttttttttttactgtgaagCAACTATCGTGCTTTTGGCTTTGAGAGCGGGTTTTTTTGATTTACACAAACTGGGTCAGTGGTGATTGACTGTGCATTTTGACCCCGCTCATAGTTGGTTTCATTAAGCACTCAACCGTCACTATTAAACAGCCTGGCTAAGGTCTTGCTGCCCCTTATTAGTTTCTGGCATTGTATGAGACCATACATACGGTGTGTGGAATGCCTTCATGTATTCTACTTCGGAAAGCCAGCTCTTTCGGGACGATATTTGCTGAATCTTTGCCAAAAGCCTGAGAAATCATTTCCCGAGGCCAGCCATTAGTAGCTTGACGGCTTTTCTTCCAACGCTAATGTAGCAACACTAATACTCAGTGCTCCTGTTCCCGCCCAGGCTACGGcattgagcatgctcagtgtgtgcCTCCCTCAGAATATTCAGAGCCGGGCTTCATCACCGAATCCTACCAGACCCTGCACCCCATCAGCTCAGAGGACCTGCTGTCACTCAAGTACGAGAACGAGTACCCCAACGTCATCCTGCGGGACGCCCCCCTCAACCCCATCCAGGGGGACTACTTCTCCATCAAGCAGGAGGTCATCTCCCACGACAACATGTGCGTGGGGCGCATCAGCAGAGGTAAGCCGTGTTTCACCCTCCGTGCAGATAGGGGGCAGCAGCTGCGGTGTTCTCTGGGCAAACGCTGCATGTTGGTTGCCATTCCAAAATAGTTGGTTGATGAGCGGAAATGGTCGCGGGTGACTTTTCCGCGCTACGGTTGAATGACTCAGGTGGTCATTTAAGTGCTTTAGCTGTGAACGCCGTTATGAGAGCCACTGGACATTCCGTTGTTTATATTTGTGGAGTTCCAAAACGGTGACGTAGCAATTGCTTTTACTGGTTCATTTTACCCACTCATATATGGCGGTTAAAATTCTCAGAATTCTGATTGATAGACCATTTTCACTAGACACTCATTATATCCTGCCTTaaaacttccatccatccatccattatcttaacctgcttatcctgaacaggatcgcaggggggctggagcctatcccagcatacattgggtgaaaggcaggaatacaccctggacaggtcgccagtccatcacagggcacacacaccatacactcatacctacgggcaatttagactctccaatcagcctaacctgcatgtctttggactgtgggaggaaaccggagtacccggaggaaacccacgcagacacggggagaacatgcaaactccacacagagaggccccggccgacggggattcaaaccctggacctccttgctgtgaggcggcagtgctacccactgcaccatccgtgccgccgcctTAAAACTTGAAACTATGATTGGTGAATAGCTTAAATGGATTTTGATAATAGACATATCATGATATGTTAATGATTTTGAGTGATTTCGAGTTTAGGTTGCAAATAACAATACTGAATCCTTCTGACATAATTTACATAGCGACTTTACATCCAGATCCCACTGCTTCACTCAGAAATCGACGATGATTCAAAAaactttcaaatatttaaatctcaTCCTATAGTGGGACTTTTGACAGAGTTTTTCACttaccataatcgaatgctttcaTTCGTTTCATTCGAGTGACTAAGTGCCGTTAAAAAACGGATCGTGAAAAGCGGAGAGCGAGAAGGGCCTTTTTCTTGTAATCGATAATGGCAGTCGCCCAGAGGTGTTAGCGGTGAGCCTCGCAGGGAGATTGTTTTCTGACGAGCCCgtttgcgtgcgtgcgagcgCACATCGCCCGTCTTGCAAAATGCCACATCTGTGAGCGTCCCGGGGCGAGGAGCCTCTTCTGGTTTGGCTGCGGTTCACATCAGCCTGCCTCAGCTGCTGCAAGTctggggcgcggggggggggaggctgaaATGTTTGTTTCGGAGTGAGAACTTTCTCAAAGCCGCACCGCCTTCTGAAGCAGTATCTGCCTcgagcttctttttttttttttctttttttttttttttgaaaaggaaaaaaaatatataaatatgtaaaacagCAGGAACGAGGTAACCTTTAAGAAATGTTCTTCTTGAATTTTCACCAAACGTGTGGCTTTGTTCTCAGCACAAGACAACAGGTGTCAAGAGTCAAGTAGCGTGTACATTTCTTTTTGGCTCTTCTCCCTCCTGTCTGTTTTAACCTCCCTAACCTCCGTAACCCAGCCCATGATAGTTTTTAAAAGAATTAACTGAATGTTTTTGGTGGGATTTGGCAAAGCCGGCAGGGCTTGTTCTGTGAACATATGACCCGTTTGCCAGCGAGCAGTATTGCAGAAGGCAGGCCTGAGAACTGCCAGGACATTTGCCTGCAAGGTATATCCAACCCTCACACACAATAAATTCTGGATTTGGCTGCACGCTGTGGTTTTTAAACGTGGGAAAGTATCTATGGCATTGTAGAAACCTACATGTGGCTTCAATTTTTGCAATTTTGAGATTTGTGGATCAGCGGTACTTGGGATTATCTTTCCTTCTTAAATAACGCTCGGTGGAAACGCTGCTTTTTATCTTGGCTTGGCAAGAGGAGATGGCAATTTGTACTTTGTTTCCAATTAGACTGAGTCAAATATCGGCACATGACAATTACGGGAGATGAACAGCCCTCGAGTCCGCTGGATTACCTTTCAGAATCCCCGGTCTCTGCTGCGTCTCTGTGAAGACGCTGAACGTGGCCTTCATTTTGGCCTAAATACGAAAAACGAGCACTGATGCTTTGCGTGCcccccacacagaaacacgagAGGCCTTTCCAGGAACTGAGACATCCAGCCGTGTGAAAGCCCTGGGTCTTCTACAGGCATATTCACTGAGCGGCCTCCTGACTGCATTCAGCTAAAGCACCTGGGTTTTGAAGCTTGgcaatgctgtgtgtgtgtgtgtgtgtgtgtgctaaattcTGGGGTGTGATTCAGTTTCAGTGACAGAGAAGGGTTTCTCTCGCGTAAGCGATGAGGCATTACGattcaaatatactgtatttctcaagattctgtgaaaaaacaaaaaaacaataaacagaatGTAGAGATGTGCACCACATTTTACATGCAGGGGAGAAGATTGTCACACCTCTCAGCGTCTGCTCATGGGGGTGTTGACCTCcctatggggggggggatgtgaacAGTGCTTTATGTCGATCTTCAAGGCTTTGTATCTTCTCCTCTAACCTTTATCAGCTGCTCTCACATCTGAAAAGAGGTATCTACCACATTCTGTGGTGATAGATGCACTTTATGAACAATTGTCAGGTTCACAAGACTTGACTGTAAGCAGTGTGATTCATCAAAGGGTTTCGCATCATAGCCATCCATCATGGGTACAttgttatttttcagaaaaatttatgtattaatgtattaatatcTCCCTTTCAAGCAACACCAACTTATTTATTGCTGCATTGTTCTTTTTTACAATTGcctttttgatttatttttgcatcTGTACTTGTGTTGATCTAATCTTATTGTATGCCCTATGGTATAACTCTCTGCCAAAGAGCATCTGTTTGTTAAGTAAATGTAGCTTCAACACTTTGGATAGTCTTGCCTGGgtattgtgtttgatttgcactttgttgtacgtcgctctggataagagcgtctgctaaatgccacgtaatgtaacgtaacgtaatgtaatatttgtgtatccgttacattacactgcattttatttagcgGACTTGTTTGTGTACTTTATTCACTTTGTGTATTAACAAGATCCATGCAtgtgctgtataaataaatgacttCGTCCCTTGCTCATTCGACGCCCCCCCTCTCATTGGTCCAGGGAAACTGGGTGGCCAGGACTCCTTCGAGAGCATCGAGAGCTTCGAGAGCTGCGACAGGCTGACGCAGTCCTGGAGCAGCCAGTCGTCGTTCAGCAGCCTGCAGCGCGTGCCCTCGTACGACAGCTTCGACTCCGAGGACTACCCCAGCGCCCTGCCGGGCCACAAGGCCAAGGGCACCTTCAAAGACTACGTGAGGGAGCGGTCCG encodes:
- the ets1 gene encoding protein C-ets-1 isoform X1, with the translated sequence MTAAVDMKPTLTIKSEKVDDLDCSDVPLLTPGSKEMMSQALKATFSGFTKEQQRLAIPKDPRQWTENHVGEWLTWTVNEFSLKNVDFHKFCMNGASLCGLGKERFLDLAPDFVGDILWEHLEMLQKEDAKHFPVNGLSSSVQDSRYTSDYFVSYGIEHAQCVPPSEYSEPGFITESYQTLHPISSEDLLSLKYENEYPNVILRDAPLNPIQGDYFSIKQEVISHDNMCVGRISRGKLGGQDSFESIESFESCDRLTQSWSSQSSFSSLQRVPSYDSFDSEDYPSALPGHKAKGTFKDYVRERSDLNKDKPVIPAAALAGYTGSGPIQLWQFLLELLTDKSCQAFISWTGDGWEFKLSDPDEVARRWGKRKNKPKMNYEKLSRGLRYYYDKNIIHKTSGKRYVYRFVCDLKSLLGYAPEELHAMLDVTPDRDE
- the ets1 gene encoding protein C-ets-1 isoform X2, yielding MTAAVDMKPTLTIKSEKVDDLDCSDVPLLTPGSKEMMSQALKATFSGFTKEQQRLAIPKDPRQWTENHVGEWLTWTVNEFSLKNVDFHKFCMNGASLCGLGKERFLDLAPDFVGDILWEHLEMLQKEDAKHFPVNGLSSSVQDSRYTSDYFVKYSEPGFITESYQTLHPISSEDLLSLKYENEYPNVILRDAPLNPIQGDYFSIKQEVISHDNMCVGRISRGKLGGQDSFESIESFESCDRLTQSWSSQSSFSSLQRVPSYDSFDSEDYPSALPGHKAKGTFKDYVRERSDLNKDKPVIPAAALAGYTGSGPIQLWQFLLELLTDKSCQAFISWTGDGWEFKLSDPDEVARRWGKRKNKPKMNYEKLSRGLRYYYDKNIIHKTSGKRYVYRFVCDLKSLLGYAPEELHAMLDVTPDRDE